From Homo sapiens chromosome 6, GRCh38.p14 Primary Assembly, the proteins below share one genomic window:
- the C2 gene encoding complement C2 isoform 3 (isoform 3 is encoded by transcript variant 3): MRALCIRETCSSELGFSRNWSRRKAGHCPNPGISLGAVRTGFRFGHGDKVRYRCSSNLVLTGSSERECQGNGVWSGTEPICRQPYSYDFPEDVAPALGTSFSHMLGATNPTQKTKDHENGTGTNTYAALNSVYLMMNNQMRLLGMETMAWQEIRHAIILLTDGKSNMGGSPKTAVDHIREILNINQKRNDYLDIYAIGVGKLDVDWRELNELGSKKDGERHAFILQDTKALHQVFEHMLDVSKLTDTICGVGNMSANASDQERTPWHVTIKPKSQETCRGALISDQWVLTAAHCFRDGNDHSLWRVNVGDPKSQWGKEFLIEKAVISPGFDVFAKKNQGILEFYGDDIALLKLAQKVKMSTHARPICLPCTMEANLALRRPQGSTCRDHENELLNKQSVPAHFVALNGSKLNINLKMGVEWTSCAEVVSQEKTMFPNLTDVREVVTDQFLCSGTQEDESPCKGESGGAVFLERRFRFFQVGLVSWGLYNPCLGSADKNSRKRAPRSKVPPPRDFHINLFRMQPWLRQHLGDVLNFLPL, translated from the exons CTGGCCACTGCCCCAACCCAGGCATTTCACTGGGCGCAGTGCGGACAGGCTTCCGCTTTGGTCATGGGGACAAGGTCCGCTATCGCTGCTCCTCGAATCTTGTGCTCACGGGGTCTTCGGAGCGGGAGTGCCAGGGCAacggggtctggagtggaacgGAGCCCATCTGCCGCC AACCCTACTCTTATGACTTCCCTGAGGACGTGGCCCCTGCCCTGGGCACTTCCTTCTCCCACATGCTTGGGGCCACCAATCCCACCCAGAAGACAAAGG ATCATGAAAATGGAACTGGGACTAACACCTATGCGGCCTTAAACAGTGTCTATCTCATGATGAACAACCAAATGCGACTCCTCGGCATGGAAACGATGGCCTGGCAGGAAATCCGACATGCCATCATCCTTCTGACAGATG GAAAGTCCAATATGGGTGGCTCTCCCAAGACAGCTGTTGACCATATCAGAGAGATCCTGAACATCAACCAGAAGAGGAATGACTATCTGG ACATCTATGCCATCGGGGTGGGCAAGCTGGATGTGGACTGGAGAGAACTGAATGAGCTAGGGTCCAAGAAGGATGGTGAGAGGCATGCCTTCATTCTGCAGGACACAAAGGCTCTGCACCAGGTCTTTGAACATATGCTGG ATGTCTCCAAGCTCACAGACACCATCTGCGGGGTGGGGAACATGTCAGCAAACGCCTCTGACCAGGAGAGGACACCCTGGCATGTCACTATTAAG CCCAAGAGCCAAGAGACCTGCCGGGGGGCCCTCATCTCCGACCAATGGGTCCTGACAGCAGCTCATTGCTTCCGCGATGGCAACGACCACTCCCTGTGGAGGGTCAATGTGG GAGACCCCAAATCCCAGTGGGGCAAAGAATTCCTTATTGAGAAGGCGGTGATCTCCCCAGGGTTTGATGTCTTTGCCAAAAAGAACCAGGGAATCCTGGAGTTCTATGGTGATGACATAGCTCTGCTGAAGCTGGCCCAGAAAGTAAAGATGTCCACCCATGCCAG GCCCATCTGCCTTCCCTGCACGATGGAGGCCAATCTGGCTCTGCGGAGACCTCAAGGCAGCACCTGTAGGGACCATG AGAATGAACTGCTGAACAAACAGAGTGTTCCTGCTCATTTTGTCGCCTTGAATGGGAGCAAACTGAACATTAACCTTAAGATGGGAGTGGAG TGGACAAGCTGTGCCGAGGTTGTCTCCCAAGAAAAAACCATGTTCCCCAACTTGACAGATGTCAGGGAGGTGGTGACAGACCAGTTCCTATGCAGTGGGACCCAGGAGGATGAGAGTCCCTGCAAGG GAGAATCTGGGGGAGCAGTTTTCCTTGAGCGGAGATTCAGGTTTTTTCAG gTGGGTCTGGTGAGCTGGGGTCTTTACAACCCCTGCCTTGGCTCTGCTGACAAAAACTCCCGCAAAAGGGCCCCTCGTAGCAAGGTCCCGCCGCCACGAGACTTTCACATCAATCTCTTCCGCATGCAGCCCTGGCTGAGGCAGCACCTGGGGGATGTCCTGAATTTTTTACCCCTCTAG
- the C2 gene encoding complement C2 isoform 2 precursor (isoform 2 precursor is encoded by transcript variant 2): MGPLMVLFCLLFLYPAGHCPNPGISLGAVRTGFRFGHGDKVRYRCSSNLVLTGSSERECQGNGVWSGTEPICRQPYSYDFPEDVAPALGTSFSHMLGATNPTQKTKESLGRKIQIQRSGHLNLYLLLDCSQSVSENDFLIFKESASLMVDRIFSFEINVSVAIITFASEPKVLMSVLNDNSRDMTEVISSLENANYKDHENGTGTNTYAALNSVYLMMNNQMRLLGMETMAWQEIRHAIILLTDGKSNMGGSPKTAVDHIREILNINQKRNDYLDIYAIGVGKLDVDWRELNELGSKKDGERHAFILQDTKALHQVFEHMLDVSKLTDTICGVGNMSANASDQERTPWHVTIKPKSQETCRGALISDQWVLTAAHCFRDGNDHSLWRVNVGDPKSQWGKEFLIEKAVISPGFDVFAKKNQGILEFYGDDIALLKLAQKVKMSTHARPICLPCTMEANLALRRPQGSTCRDHENELLNKQSVPAHFVALNGSKLNINLKMGVEWTSCAEVVSQEKTMFPNLTDVREVVTDQFLCSGTQEDESPCKGESGGAVFLERRFRFFQVGLVSWGLYNPCLGSADKNSRKRAPRSKVPPPRDFHINLFRMQPWLRQHLGDVLNFLPL; the protein is encoded by the exons CTGGCCACTGCCCCAACCCAGGCATTTCACTGGGCGCAGTGCGGACAGGCTTCCGCTTTGGTCATGGGGACAAGGTCCGCTATCGCTGCTCCTCGAATCTTGTGCTCACGGGGTCTTCGGAGCGGGAGTGCCAGGGCAacggggtctggagtggaacgGAGCCCATCTGCCGCC AACCCTACTCTTATGACTTCCCTGAGGACGTGGCCCCTGCCCTGGGCACTTCCTTCTCCCACATGCTTGGGGCCACCAATCCCACCCAGAAGACAAAGG AAAGCCTGGGCCGTAAAATCCAAATCCAGCGCTCTGGTCATCTGAACCTCTACCTGCTCCTGGACTGTTCGCAGAGTGTGTCGGAAAATGACTTTCTCATCTTCAAGGAGAGCGCCTCCCTCATGGTGGACAGG ATCTTCAGCTTTGAGATCAATGTGAGCGTTGCCATTATCACCTTTGCCTCAGAGCCCAAAGTCCTCATGTCTGTCCTGAACGACAACTCCCGGGATATGACTGAGGTGATCAGCAGCCTGGAAAATGCCAACTATAAAG ATCATGAAAATGGAACTGGGACTAACACCTATGCGGCCTTAAACAGTGTCTATCTCATGATGAACAACCAAATGCGACTCCTCGGCATGGAAACGATGGCCTGGCAGGAAATCCGACATGCCATCATCCTTCTGACAGATG GAAAGTCCAATATGGGTGGCTCTCCCAAGACAGCTGTTGACCATATCAGAGAGATCCTGAACATCAACCAGAAGAGGAATGACTATCTGG ACATCTATGCCATCGGGGTGGGCAAGCTGGATGTGGACTGGAGAGAACTGAATGAGCTAGGGTCCAAGAAGGATGGTGAGAGGCATGCCTTCATTCTGCAGGACACAAAGGCTCTGCACCAGGTCTTTGAACATATGCTGG ATGTCTCCAAGCTCACAGACACCATCTGCGGGGTGGGGAACATGTCAGCAAACGCCTCTGACCAGGAGAGGACACCCTGGCATGTCACTATTAAG CCCAAGAGCCAAGAGACCTGCCGGGGGGCCCTCATCTCCGACCAATGGGTCCTGACAGCAGCTCATTGCTTCCGCGATGGCAACGACCACTCCCTGTGGAGGGTCAATGTGG GAGACCCCAAATCCCAGTGGGGCAAAGAATTCCTTATTGAGAAGGCGGTGATCTCCCCAGGGTTTGATGTCTTTGCCAAAAAGAACCAGGGAATCCTGGAGTTCTATGGTGATGACATAGCTCTGCTGAAGCTGGCCCAGAAAGTAAAGATGTCCACCCATGCCAG GCCCATCTGCCTTCCCTGCACGATGGAGGCCAATCTGGCTCTGCGGAGACCTCAAGGCAGCACCTGTAGGGACCATG AGAATGAACTGCTGAACAAACAGAGTGTTCCTGCTCATTTTGTCGCCTTGAATGGGAGCAAACTGAACATTAACCTTAAGATGGGAGTGGAG TGGACAAGCTGTGCCGAGGTTGTCTCCCAAGAAAAAACCATGTTCCCCAACTTGACAGATGTCAGGGAGGTGGTGACAGACCAGTTCCTATGCAGTGGGACCCAGGAGGATGAGAGTCCCTGCAAGG GAGAATCTGGGGGAGCAGTTTTCCTTGAGCGGAGATTCAGGTTTTTTCAG gTGGGTCTGGTGAGCTGGGGTCTTTACAACCCCTGCCTTGGCTCTGCTGACAAAAACTCCCGCAAAAGGGCCCCTCGTAGCAAGGTCCCGCCGCCACGAGACTTTCACATCAATCTCTTCCGCATGCAGCCCTGGCTGAGGCAGCACCTGGGGGATGTCCTGAATTTTTTACCCCTCTAG
- the C2 gene encoding complement C2 isoform 4 (isoform 4 is encoded by transcript variant 4) gives MGTRSAIAAPRILCSRGLRSGSARATGSGVERSPSAAIFSFEINVSVAIITFASEPKVLMSVLNDNSRDMTEVISSLENANYKDHENGTGTNTYAALNSVYLMMNNQMRLLGMETMAWQEIRHAIILLTDGKSNMGGSPKTAVDHIREILNINQKRNDYLDIYAIGVGKLDVDWRELNELGSKKDGERHAFILQDTKALHQVFEHMLDVSKLTDTICGVGNMSANASDQERTPWHVTIKPKSQETCRGALISDQWVLTAAHCFRDGNDHSLWRVNVGDPKSQWGKEFLIEKAVISPGFDVFAKKNQGILEFYGDDIALLKLAQKVKMSTHARPICLPCTMEANLALRRPQGSTCRDHENELLNKQSVPAHFVALNGSKLNINLKMGVEWTSCAEVVSQEKTMFPNLTDVREVVTDQFLCSGTQEDESPCKGESGGAVFLERRFRFFQVGLVSWGLYNPCLGSADKNSRKRAPRSKVPPPRDFHINLFRMQPWLRQHLGDVLNFLPL, from the exons ATGGGGACAAGGTCCGCTATCGCTGCTCCTCGAATCTTGTGCTCACGGGGTCTTCGGAGCGGGAGTGCCAGGGCAacggggtctggagtggaacgGAGCCCATCTGCCGCC ATCTTCAGCTTTGAGATCAATGTGAGCGTTGCCATTATCACCTTTGCCTCAGAGCCCAAAGTCCTCATGTCTGTCCTGAACGACAACTCCCGGGATATGACTGAGGTGATCAGCAGCCTGGAAAATGCCAACTATAAAG ATCATGAAAATGGAACTGGGACTAACACCTATGCGGCCTTAAACAGTGTCTATCTCATGATGAACAACCAAATGCGACTCCTCGGCATGGAAACGATGGCCTGGCAGGAAATCCGACATGCCATCATCCTTCTGACAGATG GAAAGTCCAATATGGGTGGCTCTCCCAAGACAGCTGTTGACCATATCAGAGAGATCCTGAACATCAACCAGAAGAGGAATGACTATCTGG ACATCTATGCCATCGGGGTGGGCAAGCTGGATGTGGACTGGAGAGAACTGAATGAGCTAGGGTCCAAGAAGGATGGTGAGAGGCATGCCTTCATTCTGCAGGACACAAAGGCTCTGCACCAGGTCTTTGAACATATGCTGG ATGTCTCCAAGCTCACAGACACCATCTGCGGGGTGGGGAACATGTCAGCAAACGCCTCTGACCAGGAGAGGACACCCTGGCATGTCACTATTAAG CCCAAGAGCCAAGAGACCTGCCGGGGGGCCCTCATCTCCGACCAATGGGTCCTGACAGCAGCTCATTGCTTCCGCGATGGCAACGACCACTCCCTGTGGAGGGTCAATGTGG GAGACCCCAAATCCCAGTGGGGCAAAGAATTCCTTATTGAGAAGGCGGTGATCTCCCCAGGGTTTGATGTCTTTGCCAAAAAGAACCAGGGAATCCTGGAGTTCTATGGTGATGACATAGCTCTGCTGAAGCTGGCCCAGAAAGTAAAGATGTCCACCCATGCCAG GCCCATCTGCCTTCCCTGCACGATGGAGGCCAATCTGGCTCTGCGGAGACCTCAAGGCAGCACCTGTAGGGACCATG AGAATGAACTGCTGAACAAACAGAGTGTTCCTGCTCATTTTGTCGCCTTGAATGGGAGCAAACTGAACATTAACCTTAAGATGGGAGTGGAG TGGACAAGCTGTGCCGAGGTTGTCTCCCAAGAAAAAACCATGTTCCCCAACTTGACAGATGTCAGGGAGGTGGTGACAGACCAGTTCCTATGCAGTGGGACCCAGGAGGATGAGAGTCCCTGCAAGG GAGAATCTGGGGGAGCAGTTTTCCTTGAGCGGAGATTCAGGTTTTTTCAG gTGGGTCTGGTGAGCTGGGGTCTTTACAACCCCTGCCTTGGCTCTGCTGACAAAAACTCCCGCAAAAGGGCCCCTCGTAGCAAGGTCCCGCCGCCACGAGACTTTCACATCAATCTCTTCCGCATGCAGCCCTGGCTGAGGCAGCACCTGGGGGATGTCCTGAATTTTTTACCCCTCTAG